From a single Nicotiana tomentosiformis chromosome 2, ASM39032v3, whole genome shotgun sequence genomic region:
- the LOC108944548 gene encoding tetraspanin-19-like translates to MVKPVKVCLQWSLKFTNLTIGFVGIAMLFYGIWMIRVWQRDAADSHSSLGEFSMLKFIHAFLGIGTALCAITCLGHVAANSANSYCLSSYMFIIFVLLLSEIGIAADVLLNSDWEKDLPEDPSGRFDDCRQVKIIEFSPYKIWIKFYIILGRIINLDFTN, encoded by the exons ATGGTAAAACCTGTGAAGGTTTGCCTGCAATGGTCCCTCAAGTTCACAAATCTAACAATAGGATTTGTGGGTATTGCAATGCTTTTCTATGGCATATGGATGATTAGAGTTTGGCAGCGTGATGCTGCGGACTCACATTCATCCCTTGGTGAGTTCTCAA TGCTGAAATTCATCCATGCATTTCTTGGTATTGGCACTGCTTTGTGTGCTATCACTTGCCTTGGCCATGTTGCTGCAAACTCTGCCAACTCCTATTGCCTCTCTTCT TATATGTTCATCATATTTGTGCTTCTTCTATCAGAGATTGGAATAGCAGCTGACGTTTTGTTGAATTCTGACTGGGAGAAG GATTTACCAGAAGATCCATCAGGAAGATTTGATGATTGTAGACAAGTAAAAATTATTGAATTTAGTCCatacaaaatttggattaaattcTACATTATTTTGGGGCGAATAATTAATTTGGACTTTACAAATTAA
- the LOC104092879 gene encoding general transcription and DNA repair factor IIH subunit TFB2-like isoform X1: MPQVKIVARNFMDMVASLLAVKLDMLYDNSFICEVILRSLPPLAKKYVLQLLYIDIPISAKSMEEWVLPDGFSKHKVAIDRLIQLRVMTETFDRKKEAMYRLNPKFQFNLQKHIVHGGVLPREPMPSNITVRLPSLEELEAFAVEQWECFLLHLISSSEAGKTTNISSSMMKIFQRGLLSQRDDREPPRLTECGFQFLLMDTNAQLWYIIREYITNAEERGVDSADLIAFLLELSFHVTGKAYNTNTLTDLQRSITKDLSDLGLVKLQQGRKESWFIPTKLATNLSISLADTTSRKQGFIVIETNFRLYAYSTSKLHCEILRLFARVEYQLPNLIVGAITKESLYKAFQNGITAEQIISFLQQNAHPRVAERIPSVPENVTDQIRLWESDLNRVEMIPAHLYDEFPSKDVFEAACDFAREYGGLLWEDSKQLRIIVKADILTEMKEFLRRQK, encoded by the exons ATGCCTCAAGTGAAGATAGTAGCCAGGAATTTCATGGACATGGTGGCTTCACTGCTTGCAGTGAAGCTCGACATGCTCTACGACAATTCCTTTATCTGTGAAGTCATCCTCAG ATCGTTACCTCCCTTAGCAAAGAAGTATGTGCTACAATTGTTGTATATAGACATACCGATCTCGGCCAAGTCAATGGAGGAGTGGGTGCTTCCAGATGGATTCTCAAAGCATAAAGTTGCCATTGATAGATTGATACAGCTGAGAGTAATGACGGAAACATTTGACAG GAAGAAGGAAGCCATGTATCGATTAAATCCAAAATTTCAATTTAATCTTCAGAAGCATATAGTCCATGG TGGAGTCTTACCAAGGGAACCAATGCCTTCTAATATCACTGTGAGGCTTCCTAGCTTGGAGGAGTTAGAGGCATTTGCTGTTGAACAATGGGAG TGCTTTCTGCTGCACCTTATAAGCTCCAGTGAAGCTGGAAAGACCACAAACATAAGCTCTTCAATGATGAAAATTTTCCAGCGTGGCCTTTTAAGTCAGAG AGATGACAGGGAACCTCCAAGGTTGACTGAATGTGGGTTCCAGTTCCTG CTGATGGACACAAATGCACAGCTTTGGTACATCATCAGGGAGTACATAACAAATGCTGAG GAGCGAGGTGTGGATTCAGCAGATCTTATTGCATTTCTGTTGGAGCTAAGCTTTCATGTTACTGGCAAG GCATACAATACAAACACATTAACTGATCTCCAGCGAAGTATAACTAAGGACCTTTCAGATTTGGGACTGGTCAAGCTGCAGCAG GGAAGGAAAGAGAGTTGGTTTATTCCCACCAAACTTGCCACCAATCTGTCAATTAGCTTAGCAGATACAACGTCCAGGAAACAG GGATTTATCGTTATTGAAACAAACTTCAGGTTGTATGCATATTCAACATCAAAATTACACTGTGAGATCCTACGCCTCTTTGCAAG GGTGGAGTACCAGCTTCCAAATCTCATTGTCGGTGCTATTACAAAAGAAAGTTTGTATAAAGCTTTTCAAAATGGCATTACTGCTGAGCAG ATAATTTCTTTCCTTCAGCAGAATGCTCATCCTAGGGTTGCAGAGAGGATACCATCTGTGCCAGAGAATGTTACTGATCAG ATTAGATTGTGGGAATCAGATCTGAATCGGGTTGAGATGATTCCCGCCCACCTCTACGATGAATTCCCTTCTAAA GATGTCTTTGAGGCTGCATGTGATTTTGCCAGGGAATATGGAGGATTACTGTGGGAGGACTCTAAGCAACTGCGCATCATAGTGAAGGCTGATATTTTGACAGAGATGAAGGAATTCCTTCGTCGTCAAAAGTAA
- the LOC104092879 gene encoding general transcription and DNA repair factor IIH subunit TFB2-like isoform X2 produces MPQVKIVARNFMDMVASLLAVKLDMLYDNSFICEVILRSLPPLAKKYVLQLLYIDIPISAKSMEEWVLPDGFSKHKVAIDRLIQLRVMTETFDRKKEAMYRLNPKFQFNLQKHIVHGGVLPREPMPSNITVRLPSLEELEAFAVEQWECFLLHLISSSEAGKTTNISSSMMKIFQRGLLSQRDDREPPRLTECGFQFLLWYIIREYITNAEERGVDSADLIAFLLELSFHVTGKAYNTNTLTDLQRSITKDLSDLGLVKLQQGRKESWFIPTKLATNLSISLADTTSRKQGFIVIETNFRLYAYSTSKLHCEILRLFARVEYQLPNLIVGAITKESLYKAFQNGITAEQIISFLQQNAHPRVAERIPSVPENVTDQIRLWESDLNRVEMIPAHLYDEFPSKDVFEAACDFAREYGGLLWEDSKQLRIIVKADILTEMKEFLRRQK; encoded by the exons ATGCCTCAAGTGAAGATAGTAGCCAGGAATTTCATGGACATGGTGGCTTCACTGCTTGCAGTGAAGCTCGACATGCTCTACGACAATTCCTTTATCTGTGAAGTCATCCTCAG ATCGTTACCTCCCTTAGCAAAGAAGTATGTGCTACAATTGTTGTATATAGACATACCGATCTCGGCCAAGTCAATGGAGGAGTGGGTGCTTCCAGATGGATTCTCAAAGCATAAAGTTGCCATTGATAGATTGATACAGCTGAGAGTAATGACGGAAACATTTGACAG GAAGAAGGAAGCCATGTATCGATTAAATCCAAAATTTCAATTTAATCTTCAGAAGCATATAGTCCATGG TGGAGTCTTACCAAGGGAACCAATGCCTTCTAATATCACTGTGAGGCTTCCTAGCTTGGAGGAGTTAGAGGCATTTGCTGTTGAACAATGGGAG TGCTTTCTGCTGCACCTTATAAGCTCCAGTGAAGCTGGAAAGACCACAAACATAAGCTCTTCAATGATGAAAATTTTCCAGCGTGGCCTTTTAAGTCAGAG AGATGACAGGGAACCTCCAAGGTTGACTGAATGTGGGTTCCAGTTCCTG CTTTGGTACATCATCAGGGAGTACATAACAAATGCTGAG GAGCGAGGTGTGGATTCAGCAGATCTTATTGCATTTCTGTTGGAGCTAAGCTTTCATGTTACTGGCAAG GCATACAATACAAACACATTAACTGATCTCCAGCGAAGTATAACTAAGGACCTTTCAGATTTGGGACTGGTCAAGCTGCAGCAG GGAAGGAAAGAGAGTTGGTTTATTCCCACCAAACTTGCCACCAATCTGTCAATTAGCTTAGCAGATACAACGTCCAGGAAACAG GGATTTATCGTTATTGAAACAAACTTCAGGTTGTATGCATATTCAACATCAAAATTACACTGTGAGATCCTACGCCTCTTTGCAAG GGTGGAGTACCAGCTTCCAAATCTCATTGTCGGTGCTATTACAAAAGAAAGTTTGTATAAAGCTTTTCAAAATGGCATTACTGCTGAGCAG ATAATTTCTTTCCTTCAGCAGAATGCTCATCCTAGGGTTGCAGAGAGGATACCATCTGTGCCAGAGAATGTTACTGATCAG ATTAGATTGTGGGAATCAGATCTGAATCGGGTTGAGATGATTCCCGCCCACCTCTACGATGAATTCCCTTCTAAA GATGTCTTTGAGGCTGCATGTGATTTTGCCAGGGAATATGGAGGATTACTGTGGGAGGACTCTAAGCAACTGCGCATCATAGTGAAGGCTGATATTTTGACAGAGATGAAGGAATTCCTTCGTCGTCAAAAGTAA
- the LOC104092879 gene encoding general transcription and DNA repair factor IIH subunit TFB2-like isoform X3 — MPQVKIVARNFMDMVASLLAVKLDMLYDNSFICEVILRSLPPLAKKYVLQLLYIDIPISAKSMEEWVLPDGFSKHKVAIDRLIQLRVMTETFDRKKEAMYRLNPKFQFNLQKHIVHGGVLPREPMPSNITVRLPSLEELEAFAVEQWECFLLHLISSSEAGKTTNISSSMMKIFQRGLLSQRDDREPPRLTECGFQFLLMDTNAQLWYIIREYITNAEERGVDSADLIAFLLELSFHVTGKAYNTNTLTDLQRSITKDLSDLGLVKLQQGRKESWFIPTKLATNLSISLADTTSRKQGFIVIETNFRLYAYSTSKLHCEILRLFARVEYQLPNLIVGAITKESLYKAFQNGITAEQVKCHVDWFIPSKKKGTKSHDDLPNVSSRIIR, encoded by the exons ATGCCTCAAGTGAAGATAGTAGCCAGGAATTTCATGGACATGGTGGCTTCACTGCTTGCAGTGAAGCTCGACATGCTCTACGACAATTCCTTTATCTGTGAAGTCATCCTCAG ATCGTTACCTCCCTTAGCAAAGAAGTATGTGCTACAATTGTTGTATATAGACATACCGATCTCGGCCAAGTCAATGGAGGAGTGGGTGCTTCCAGATGGATTCTCAAAGCATAAAGTTGCCATTGATAGATTGATACAGCTGAGAGTAATGACGGAAACATTTGACAG GAAGAAGGAAGCCATGTATCGATTAAATCCAAAATTTCAATTTAATCTTCAGAAGCATATAGTCCATGG TGGAGTCTTACCAAGGGAACCAATGCCTTCTAATATCACTGTGAGGCTTCCTAGCTTGGAGGAGTTAGAGGCATTTGCTGTTGAACAATGGGAG TGCTTTCTGCTGCACCTTATAAGCTCCAGTGAAGCTGGAAAGACCACAAACATAAGCTCTTCAATGATGAAAATTTTCCAGCGTGGCCTTTTAAGTCAGAG AGATGACAGGGAACCTCCAAGGTTGACTGAATGTGGGTTCCAGTTCCTG CTGATGGACACAAATGCACAGCTTTGGTACATCATCAGGGAGTACATAACAAATGCTGAG GAGCGAGGTGTGGATTCAGCAGATCTTATTGCATTTCTGTTGGAGCTAAGCTTTCATGTTACTGGCAAG GCATACAATACAAACACATTAACTGATCTCCAGCGAAGTATAACTAAGGACCTTTCAGATTTGGGACTGGTCAAGCTGCAGCAG GGAAGGAAAGAGAGTTGGTTTATTCCCACCAAACTTGCCACCAATCTGTCAATTAGCTTAGCAGATACAACGTCCAGGAAACAG GGATTTATCGTTATTGAAACAAACTTCAGGTTGTATGCATATTCAACATCAAAATTACACTGTGAGATCCTACGCCTCTTTGCAAG GGTGGAGTACCAGCTTCCAAATCTCATTGTCGGTGCTATTACAAAAGAAAGTTTGTATAAAGCTTTTCAAAATGGCATTACTGCTGAGCAG GTTAAATGTCATGTTGATTGGTTTATCCCCTCCAAAAAAAAGGGAACAAAAAGTCATGATGATTTGCCAAATGTTTCAAGTAGAATTATAAG ATAA